In a genomic window of Magnolia sinica isolate HGM2019 chromosome 16, MsV1, whole genome shotgun sequence:
- the LOC131229457 gene encoding LIM domain-containing protein WLIM1-like, whose product MAFAGTTQKCQACDKTVYLVDKLTADNRIFHKACFRCHHCKGTLKLGNYNSFEGVLYCRPHFDQLFKRTGSLDKSFEGTPKVVKPEKPAESENASANKVSNMFAGTREKCVGCKRTVYPIEKVTVNGTAYHKSCFKCTYGGCVISPSNYIAHEGKLYCKHHHIQLFREKGNYSQLENDNEKDTDETVAAAES is encoded by the exons ATGGCCTTTGCTGGAACAACCCAAAAATGTCAGGCTTGCGACAAGACGGTTTATCTTGTCGATAAGCTGACCGCCGATAACCGGATCTTCCACAAGGCCTGCTTCCGGTGCCACCACTGCAAAGGAACTCTCAAG CTTGGAAACTACAACTCTTTTGAGGGAGTTCTCTACTGCAGGCCCCACTTCGATCAGCTCTTCAAGAGAACTGGCAGCCTAGATAAAAGCTTCGAAG GAACCCCAAAAGTCGTCAAGCCCGAAAAACCTGCCGAAAGTGAG AACGCCTCTGCTAACAAAGTGTCGAATATGTTCGCTGGTACGAGAGAGAAGTGCGTTGGATGTAAAAGGACAGTGTATCCAATCGAAAAG GTCACTGTCAATGGAACTGCATACCACAAGAGCTGCTTCAAGTGCACCTATGGAGGGTGTGTGATCAGCCCATCCAACTACATTGCACACGAAGGGAAGCTGTATTGCAAGCATCACCACATCCAACTCTTCAGAGAGAAAGGCAACTACAGCCAGCTTGAGAACGACAATGAGAAGGACACAGATGAGACTGTAGCCGCTGCAGAATCGTAA